Genomic window (Arachis hypogaea cultivar Tifrunner chromosome 13, arahy.Tifrunner.gnm2.J5K5, whole genome shotgun sequence):
TCCATTCTGCAGGACAGATTCAGCTTAAACTTTTGGGACGAGTGTCACGACAGAATTTGATAATTTGAAGAAAATGATTGGAATACATACCCTACAACCCAAAATGAGTATCCATCAATGTGCCAACTTTGGACAATATTTTCGTGGTTTTGAAAGATGATCTCAACGAATGCTCGAAAATCGGCGGCCATGACGGAGGTGGCGAGATACATTGGCTTATGTGAGGGAGTATCTGGGATGCTTCCAACTTGGAAGACACCACCAATGTTGAAGTAATCTGCTAGCTTCAATGGAGTATCGCCTGGAACAAAAGACACACTGTTCACTGCATATCTCTGCTTGCCATTAACTTGTGCTGCTGAGCTCTCCAAAATTATTGTCCTGCTAATGTTTATCAAACCATAATGATATGATCCTTGTGGATTTGGCCTTGGTCCACTTGCTGTCAAGTTTGTCCTGTCAATTGCAATAATAATTGAGTAATTAATTTGATCGAATTtgacaaaaagataaaaattaattttgttatatcCAGTTTAATTCTAATTAAATAAGTTTACCTAATTGAACGAGCTTGTTGAATAGACCAATCAAGTTGAGTAGGTGCAGGAGGAAGAGGACCAGAAAGAGGTTGGTTGGAGTTAGAATAGTGAAGGGCGGCGGTTGCTGTGAGGACCTTAGAAGTGAAACGAGTTGAGACAGCAATGTAGTAGTCCTTTGCTGCTTGATCTGCTGTCACCAGCACCGAATAAGATTGTCCCACGTGGACATCTATTGAGCTATATGTGCTCTGCAATGTGTGAGTTCCCTCAACTTCCACCAGTTTCATGCTGTGTCCTTCAATCCTAAAGTTCAGTGTGTTCTGGAGTCCAACATTTGATATCCTAAGCCTATATGTTTTTCCTGTTGTTGTTCATTTCTTAGTCAAATACtgttatatataaataaacatgCTAATACGATTTACAATCTAAATTCTATTTAAGAATCTGCCAATGAATTGCTACGTATTTAAGGCGGAATTTAAACACTCAACACTTGCTTCAGCAGTTGATATATTTATCTATAAAGGCATACCTTGTTCAACGGTGAAAGTTGCTCCAATTGGACGGCCATTGATTAAAACAGCATGAGGGAATGGAAGTTTGTGTCCATAATCAAGAACAGCCTTGAGCCTCTGGAATTCATGCAAATGATGTTAGAAAAGGGAAGAGAAGATTAGAATGTAATGTAGGGGAAATAATGAATGGGTGTTACATTGTTGTCAATGAGGTACCAATCTCCAATGAGAAGAGAGAAATCATCAGCAGGGGGAGGGAATGGGACAGGAATCAAAGGCCTGCTGAGGATCTTGAGGGACCCAAAGCCACCAGCAGCTTTGTGGAAAGCAAGTGATGGGAAATAGAAGAAGCTTCCAATTTGGTCTTTCACTTGAAGGGTGTATGTGTAATTTTTCCCCGGTGGAATTGGGCATGTTGTTCCATATACTCCGTCTTGGTAAGAATTTCTCCTTTCTTGAACACCactcctattattattattaagttaaCAAATAATCAATTGCATAATTAATATCCAAATGACAAATTTCATTAATAGTTAAAAGTTGTTTAATTAACAAGGTTTGCAACATTTTATACTTGTATTTAAGAatgaatagaagaaaaaaaataaatgcgATATGTTCTTGACCAGTCCAAATCAAATATGGGCCTGCCCCGTGAAGTTTTTAAGCCATTGTGAGTTTGTGACTTTATTAGTGGGCCTAACGGTTAGTGATTTTGGTCCGTGACATGAGTTAAGTGTGTCTAGGTGATGAGTGAGAGAAACAATTATGAAACtcatgtttttgttttttttatatcttttcttttttatttaaaaaaggtgGTGGTTGCTTCTACTCAATGTTCACTCGGTGAACCcaagaaaagtgaaaaaaaaaaggggtttctttttctttttgttatggCCTCTTCTTATCTAAACTCATCTTGTGTTGTGCGAATATGTACTCTGGAGAGTcttctaaaacataaaaaatttaccaAAACACATGTCCCTTAATCTACAATATACATCAAGTAGAATGAACTAAAAGTTacaatgtccaaaaaaaaaaaaaaagaaggaactaAAAGTTAGAGTTTAGTATCTTTCCATTATCTTTAATCCCAATCATTTTGTATTATTGAAGGAATTTTTCTATATCTTAATTAATACAAAAATCCAATGATatagaaaaaagataaaaagagtaatatagaagAGAATATAGCGTTTTCCATTATTGAATTGTTTTGTATTGGAAATGATTAGGTGAAGCAAACAAGGTTTAGTTTAGTTGAAGGTGCATTATTGCTTGTGCAGTTGGATTATGGATTAAATTACATTTCCATAACCAAGAAGtatgttttttcttttcaattacttGATGCCGTGAATGAATAACCAACCTTCTTGTGTTCCCCAAACTAACTTCTTATGTACATTTGTTCGCCAACTAATATAATAAAGGAAAAgtttttttaaaatctcaaaaTAATATCTagccattttaaataaaaaaaaattcctttCTTAGTAGCAATTTTATTTGGAAAAcaaatgattattattattataagattatgatatctttgttaattaaaatcCAATTCCCATACATCATATTATTCAATTATTGAACAATAATgacaattttaatttccttttcaattgatGTCTCGGAACAAAGAATCAATTCCATCATAATCAATCATTAAATTAGTTCCTATTTTAAGATTTCATTATTTAAACATAGCTTTTAAAACGATATGCAGTTTATAGTACACGTATTAATGTCTGTGTGATTGTGATATATCATATATAGCTAGATTTCAATATCACGCAATGATGAGCAAAAGTGTAAATTAAACACTACCAAGACAAAAAATCAAAGGAAGATTATatgggaaaaaagaaaaagaatatgcaaATTGAATTGGACTTGTAGTGGAAGGACTAATTACTAGTGCAATTTACTATAACCTATTGATTCTTCACTCTTGAAATTAAAAATGCAATGAAAGATGTTACGTGCAAAATATAGATACGGACCATGTTAGAAGAAACGGCTCCGGCAAGTTGTTGTGAACATTGATGATCAAATTGTCATTGGTAACCGAGTAGATTTCAGGCCCTGGAAATTGTCCATTGATCAAAATGCCCTGTAAATTCAAGCACATAATAATGTTTAATCTTTTcatgcatcatgtcatatatataattgttataacATTAATAAGGTATAAATATATAGAAAGATATATATACAAACCTTTTGTTTAACTCCAAGGGGATAAATGTCACCATAGGTAATGGTCCAATCAAAGAACCTATAAGGGTCTTCCCCAGCAACGTTAATAATGCTGTTCAATAGCAACAACAATATTGAACAAAAGCTGAGAAGGGAAGAGAGTGATAATGGTTCACCCCTGATCATGTTAAAGGCTTTGGAACTTAGCTTGTGTTCTTTAACAAAAaatgtaagaaaaataatatatatagaatgaatgaatgaatgggaGGTGCAAAAGGGTGAGAAGTGAAGAAAGCGTTAGTTGGTGGTGGTGGCTATAGAAGAGTAATGGCAAACACGGTCTTAAATATATAAGAGTAGATACTAGAGAGGTTGCAAGCTTTGTAGGGAAGCCCAAGATTATTATTATAATCATGAAATGTAATAAGCATGACACGGATTTGGGAAAGGAGTGAGTACGTAGCTGTGAACAATAAGATACATGTGTGAAaggaaattaaattattaaaacaatTATTAATAGTTGGTATTGATGAGGTGAGTATGTTTAATTAACGCGGTAGGAAATGAGAATGGGAAGAACAGCAGCGGTGACTGCGTGTATATGGTATACTAATTATGTTCTTATGATAATACAGTTTTGCAAGCTGGATCATGGTGTTCTTCGCCGTTGATTTCTCACATTACACAcgctatttaatatttatatctttCTAATATTTCATTTCattccttttcaaaaaaaaatttaccccTATTggatttgatttttaatattCTGTCAATTGTATTTATTCTAGTATTCTTACAGTGTGTGGATTTTTTTTTCTACGATATTTAAGTTTCAATCTCTATCTAAAAGAAGAGTAgagttaataaataatttttggtcaattaaaattttccttttgacaTTACCATTACTAGGTAATTgttccaaaaatcatcatcaaaaggtcacaaaagaaaaaatataattagcctttattttataattttaacatatatttttaatttagaatacaAGATAGATAAATCGTTTTTAGTTATAATGTAAAATCATTGAATTCATATGAAAATGATCTCATCCTCTATTCATTagcaaaaaatatttattgatttgATGTAATAAGATAAAACAATTATCGTAGAAAAATATTAGAGAGGcagaaatatttattttttggtcTGTATAGTTAAtcagtaatatttaaaaatataaactaaaaatatattatttaattattaaattaaaaaaattagactaataattaaaaatattaacaaaaaataataaattcggttagttttattttttattttcattattgtaAGCTATTTGTTTAGTCAATTTTTTAAGGTTTATTTGTGGCCTAATATTGTAAGCAAGTTCAAACAGAAAATAATTGTACGCGGAAACAATGATGAGGCTGTCGCTTAATGAACTTTGTTTGTATGATGTTCGGGCGTTGGTGGTGTAACCTCTTGTGATTGGAGTAGGAACTTTAATTTGGGGGGCGAATATAATATCTGGGAAGCTTCTCATATGCATGGGACCTTGCAAATCCCAATCTATTATATgaatatgattattttatatatagaaaGTTCGATCATTCTTGACTGTTTATACCTTGCGGCTAGGGTAGTGTATTTGACTATTGTTATATTAAAGGGAAAAAAATATTGGAATTTAGTGTGCTTTGTTTTGGTGGTTGATTTAAGTAAACACTATTTGTTGATTTCGCAAATGAGCTAAACTGTTCATCACATGGGTGTATGAGCCGTTTCATGCGCTTCAACATTGACAAATGGCAATTTTGTTGACATATGCTACTACTATTTAATAAGGGggaaactcaagtgcagtcgacttcacgtggaGTTAATACTTGAAAGTCGTTAAATGaattgactgatttgactaaattttcatctaacggctctcaaatatcaacttcacgtgaagtcgacttcacctgagttttcaccatttAATAATGATCAAATTGTCAAGAAGTAAGACATACCAATGTTTATGAAGTGTAATGAATTTCCCCCTTAATTGATTCGTATGAGGTGGAACAAAGACAAAcagggaaagaaaagaaaaatcaaagataAGATTGGCGTATAGAAATACATAGAGTACACATGCAAATACACATTGAATTACAAAGATAAAATTACTTTTGTAATCACACTAATTgtttaagagtttaattttaatgtacaaaacAGTATACACAGTGATACAATCACATTTATtcttttagatgattatttatacTATCGAAAATAAGATTTTGTAACAGTTTTAATtctatacaaaaagaaaaaaaaagttattgaaaATTATAAGACATTGGAAAGTGTATGCATGGTTTTGATTTTGTTCAATTTCACCATGACTGatacaaaattataaaacatgtttattgttataaatttataatataaaattataaaacatgtttatttaataattaatatattgataatattaaatgTTTTCTAAACATCCAATTAAATGTATTTCCAGattattataaaaattcataAATTGAGTCGTACAAATCATCTTTACAAAAatagcacaaaaaaattaaatcattaatcTTAGTCATAATGTAAGATTAATTAATATCAAACAAATGCAGTTAATATATTACAATAGTCAGCATAACTTGAAAACATGCCAtacattctctttcttttttgataGATATAAGTAATAATGATAAgagatgaaaaacaaataaacTAACTAAGTCAGAAACATTGGTCCTAAAATTTAAAGCAAAGATCTCTGGAATACATTGAAAAAGAATTACAATATACACAATTCCTGCCATCAACTTTCATAAGGAAAAAGTATTTGTATAAGCAATTCAAAAGAATCCATCACGAACCAGTCATAAAAAGCACTTATTGACGGGGAGTATAAACAAGCAGTTAGTGCATGAGTGTGGAACCTATGGAAGACACAATCTTTTGTCTCCCTTTTTGTATTGATAGATAGCTTCCCGGTATTCTTGATACGAGCCCTATGGAACAAACTGAGAACTGTCATATGCCAATTGGTCCAATTACAAGAGCAAcaactaagagaataaaagaaggtTTTGCAAACATGGCTAAATCATGTGTTCAGGAGATGCATCAAGAATTGGGCAAGACAATGATTAACGATTATCAAAAGCCACACGTCTTACTATTTTACAAGATGTATTGAAGACTCTCATTAGTCAAGATGAATTAAAAGAGACATCACTTTCTTAGAATTTAttgtatgtttattttatttttgttatttgtttgttttaggcCCAGTTATGATTTGACCCATATTTTATTCTAGTAAACTTATGAGTTAGGGATTTAAATTTAAGAGGTATAAAAACCCTCTAAATCCTGGTagccattttttttttaatttttgatgaaTGAAATTTTCTTTGAGTTTCTTTGAGAAACTTGGGTGTGAACAGGTGAGGTAGAGTGATTCCCTTAGAGTGATTCCCTTAATTGTTGCATCAGGAAATCAAATTGAGGTAGAGGAGTCCCTTTCTTTGATCTTCCATCTTATCCTGGGTTACGTTCcgtatcatttggtatcagatttcaggtattagattaattttcATTAGTCTACGTTCATCCTTTCTGTGTTCTacataaacttaaaaaaaaaaaaaaaaaaattccagccACGCATAGTCACTTTATCCTTCCGTCTGTGTTCATCGTTATTCTTTTTGTCCTTCCCTTgagtacccaaaaaaaaaaatttccagcCACGCATAGTCACTTTATCCTTCCGTCTGTGTTCATCGTTATTCTTTTTGTCATTCCCTTGAGTACCAAAAAAACAAAGAGTATATACTTGAGAGTACATACTTTAAAGTTTACACAGTAGCACtcaagcaaaaaacaaaaaacaaaaaacaaaaaacaaaacaaaacaaaaaaaaaacaaaacaaagcaacaatctcaaaaaaaaaaaatcattacgtacgttattattattattcttattcttattatttttatttttttttaattattattattctgaTCTTTTGTCTTTTGTGTCTTTGTCCCTTTTATTATTCTATCCATCTTTTCCTCTTATCGTTGCGTCGGATTTtctctatcttttatttttatttgctttctAAAGTGTAACAGTCAAAGAGATTCAAGAGTGGTAAAAAGCAAGAGTGGTAAGTTCAATAGAGGGTAAAAACCAATTTTGAGAATAAACACGAGTGTCCATCTTTGAGTGAAACACGTGAGCGAGTGCTTGTGAGgttcttttataatatttttgttacagGTTCATTGTTATGGCAGATCATTCTGAAGATACTGTAGTTGACATGGAGTTGATGCAAAGGGCCATTCAACACTTAACTAATCGCTTGACTGAAttggaagcatggaagcaagaggTGACACAGACACTATCCAAGATTGCTAAACAAGGACCTTTCCGGAATCGGCGTCAGAATCATGTACCTTCTGATGATGACTCTGATGGGGTTATAACACCTCGACATAAAAGTCAAGATAGCAATATCAACGCCATCAAGATGCAAATACCACCATTCAAAGGGAGAAATGATCCTGAAGTTTATTTGGAGTTGGAACgtaaggtggaaagaatttttgCTTGCCATAATTACTCTGAGGAAAAGAAGGTTCGTTTGGCAGCAGTTGCATTCTCTGACTATGCCTTGCTTTGGTGGGATGAACTAGTGAAGACACGACGGCGGAATGATGATCACCCTATAGAGTCTTGGGATCTTATGAAGCGCCTCATGAAGAAACGATTTATGCCTTCGTACTACTACAGGGAAGTGCATCAGAAGTTACATCGACTGACTCAAGGCTCCAAGTCCGTTGAAGACTACCATAAGGAAATGGAAATGCTTATGATTACTGCCAACATAGAAGAGGACACTGAGGTTACTATGGCACGATTTGTGGGTGGTTTGAATAGAGCAATTGCTGATGTGGTGGAGTTACATCATTATGTGGAGATAGATGATTTGGTCAGTATGGCAATGAAGGTGGAGAGGCAACAACAAAGAAGAGCACCAAGAGGATTATCGCATGTTAATCCAAAGTGGGAGTCTCGTAGTGCTGACACAACAAAGACTAAGGGTGTTGAATCCAATGCATTGCTTGATGCTACGAAGAAGAAAGGTAATTCTAACTCTTCTTCTGCTACTTCTAGACATCGAGATATTAAA
Coding sequences:
- the LOC112737147 gene encoding L-ascorbate oxidase homolog, producing MIRGEPLSLSSLLSFCSILLLLLNSIINVAGEDPYRFFDWTITYGDIYPLGVKQKGILINGQFPGPEIYSVTNDNLIINVHNNLPEPFLLTWSGVQERRNSYQDGVYGTTCPIPPGKNYTYTLQVKDQIGSFFYFPSLAFHKAAGGFGSLKILSRPLIPVPFPPPADDFSLLIGDWYLIDNNRLKAVLDYGHKLPFPHAVLINGRPIGATFTVEQGKTYRLRISNVGLQNTLNFRIEGHSMKLVEVEGTHTLQSTYSSIDVHVGQSYSVLVTADQAAKDYYIAVSTRFTSKVLTATAALHYSNSNQPLSGPLPPAPTQLDWSIQQARSIRTNLTASGPRPNPQGSYHYGLINISRTIILESSAAQVNGKQRYAVNSVSFVPGDTPLKLADYFNIGGVFQVGSIPDTPSHKPMYLATSVMAADFRAFVEIIFQNHENIVQSWHIDGYSFWVVGMDSGIWTPDSRKEYNLADAVSRCTTQVYPRSWTAIYMALDNVGMWNIRSEFWARQYLGQQFYMRVYSPVESPRDEYPLPKNALLCGRAVGRT